Proteins encoded together in one Pseudomonas sp. ADAK13 window:
- the efeB gene encoding iron uptake transporter deferrochelatase/peroxidase subunit has product MSDSEQFSAQRRRVLLGMAATGAAIAGSSLSCPAMAANAAAQVTTAPSSEKTQDHHDYHGKHQTGIVTPRPACGMLVSFDVLASDREDLERLFRTLNERIAFLMTGGTVVQVDPKLPPTDSGILGPVVTPDNLTITVSVGESLFDERFGLAAVKPKRLIRMVGFPNDALEPAQCHGDLSLQFSSNTPDTNIHALRDIVKNMPDLLLVRWKQEGSVPPQAPARPGEPAQSARNFLGFRDGSANPNSNDNKAMDQIVWVQPGSDEPAWAANGSYQAVRIIRNFVERWDRTPLQEQESIIGRIKTSGAPMDGQKETQVPDYSKDPEGKLTKLDAHIRLANPRTPQTQANLILRRPFNYSNGVNKNGQLDMGLLFICYQADLEKGFISVQTRLNGEPLEEYLKPVGGGYFFTLPGVTGPQDFIGRTLLDATHPQTTANT; this is encoded by the coding sequence ATGAGTGATTCAGAACAATTTTCCGCCCAACGTCGTCGAGTATTGCTGGGCATGGCTGCCACCGGCGCTGCCATTGCCGGCAGCAGCCTGAGCTGCCCGGCGATGGCCGCCAACGCGGCCGCACAAGTCACCACCGCACCCAGCAGTGAAAAGACCCAGGACCATCACGATTACCACGGCAAGCACCAGACCGGTATCGTCACCCCGCGACCGGCCTGCGGCATGCTGGTGTCGTTTGACGTACTGGCCAGTGACCGCGAAGACCTGGAGCGGCTGTTCCGCACCCTCAACGAGCGCATCGCGTTCCTGATGACCGGCGGCACCGTGGTGCAAGTCGACCCGAAACTGCCGCCTACCGATTCCGGCATCCTCGGCCCGGTGGTAACGCCGGATAACCTGACCATCACCGTCTCGGTCGGCGAGTCGCTGTTCGACGAGCGTTTCGGCCTGGCCGCCGTCAAGCCCAAGCGCCTGATCCGCATGGTCGGTTTCCCCAACGATGCGCTGGAACCGGCGCAGTGCCACGGCGACCTGAGCCTGCAGTTCAGCTCCAACACCCCGGACACCAACATCCACGCCCTGCGCGACATCGTTAAGAACATGCCGGACCTGTTGCTGGTGCGCTGGAAACAGGAAGGCAGCGTGCCGCCCCAGGCCCCTGCCCGCCCCGGCGAGCCGGCACAAAGTGCGCGCAACTTCCTCGGTTTTCGCGACGGTTCGGCCAACCCGAACTCCAACGACAACAAGGCGATGGACCAGATTGTGTGGGTTCAACCCGGCAGTGACGAACCGGCCTGGGCCGCCAATGGCAGCTACCAGGCGGTGCGGATCATCCGCAACTTCGTCGAACGCTGGGACCGCACGCCCCTGCAAGAGCAAGAAAGCATCATTGGCCGGATCAAGACCAGTGGCGCGCCCATGGACGGCCAGAAAGAAACCCAGGTCCCGGACTACAGCAAGGACCCGGAAGGCAAGTTGACCAAGCTCGATGCGCACATCCGCCTGGCCAACCCGCGTACCCCGCAGACCCAGGCCAACCTGATCCTGCGCCGGCCGTTCAACTACTCCAACGGCGTCAATAAAAACGGTCAGCTGGACATGGGGCTGCTGTTCATCTGCTACCAGGCTGACCTGGAGAAAGGCTTTATCAGCGTACAAACCCGGCTCAACGGCGAGCCCCTGGAGGAATACCTGAAGCCGGTCGGCGGCGGTTATTTCTTCACCTTGCCAGGCGTCACCGGGCCCCAGGACTTCATCGGGCGCACGCTGCTTGATGCGACACATCCACAAACCACTGCCAATACCTAA
- the efeO gene encoding iron uptake system protein EfeO, which produces MSNQTPQPAPPSRALRWAVGGSVVVMIAAGGLFYYASQLAASKRQANHNEIAVTIHAHSCEPNALTVPAGHASFRIINRSDRAVEWEILDGVLVVEERENIAPGLSQVINANLLPGDYQITCGLLSNPRGTLKVTPTAESDAQAKAKPSMVAFIGPLSEFRVYLSSQGSALVKAVTALEQAIEAGDLTQAQALYVPAREAYQRLAPASQRLAELDNAINARADYFEKREQDPAFSGFHRLEYGLFQQRNLDGLTPVAQRLVTDVTSLKQQLLAQSLPPEQLVSIVVRNLNSLADVRAASGEEERYSHIDLNGFAANLDAARKVVDLMRPLLTKSAEPLLPGIDSAITALDAQLNGLKVDGRYATYDSVTADQRKQIADKAKALAVALDGIDPALGLSGLK; this is translated from the coding sequence TTGTCCAACCAAACCCCTCAACCGGCTCCGCCCTCCCGCGCCTTGCGCTGGGCGGTGGGCGGCTCGGTGGTCGTGATGATCGCCGCCGGTGGCCTGTTCTACTACGCCTCGCAGCTGGCCGCCTCCAAGCGCCAGGCCAACCACAATGAAATTGCCGTGACCATTCACGCCCACAGCTGCGAGCCGAACGCGCTGACGGTGCCGGCCGGCCACGCCAGTTTCCGCATCATCAACCGCTCGGACCGTGCCGTGGAGTGGGAAATCCTTGACGGCGTGCTGGTGGTCGAAGAACGCGAAAACATCGCCCCGGGCCTGAGCCAGGTGATCAACGCCAACCTGCTGCCCGGCGACTACCAGATCACCTGCGGCCTGCTGAGCAACCCGCGCGGCACCTTGAAGGTCACGCCAACGGCCGAGTCAGACGCGCAAGCCAAGGCCAAACCATCGATGGTGGCGTTCATTGGCCCACTGTCGGAATTCCGCGTGTACCTGAGCAGCCAGGGCAGCGCCCTGGTCAAGGCCGTTACCGCGCTTGAACAAGCCATCGAAGCCGGCGACCTTACCCAGGCCCAAGCACTCTACGTGCCGGCCCGCGAGGCATACCAGCGCCTGGCGCCGGCCTCGCAACGCCTGGCGGAGCTGGACAACGCGATCAACGCCCGTGCCGACTACTTTGAAAAACGCGAGCAGGACCCGGCCTTCAGCGGCTTCCACCGCCTTGAATACGGCCTGTTCCAGCAGCGCAACCTCGACGGCCTGACCCCGGTCGCCCAGCGCCTGGTCACCGACGTCACCAGCCTCAAGCAACAATTGCTGGCCCAGTCGCTGCCGCCGGAACAACTGGTGAGCATTGTGGTGCGCAACCTCAACAGCCTGGCTGACGTCCGCGCCGCCAGTGGCGAGGAAGAACGCTACAGCCATATCGACCTGAACGGGTTCGCCGCCAACCTGGACGCCGCCCGCAAGGTGGTCGACCTGATGCGCCCCCTGTTGACCAAATCGGCCGAGCCATTGCTGCCGGGCATCGACAGTGCGATCACCGCCCTCGACGCCCAGCTCAACGGCTTGAAAGTCGATGGCCGCTACGCCACGTATGACAGCGTTACCGCCGATCAGCGCAAGCAGATCGCCGACAAGGCCAAGGCTCTGGCCGTTGCACTCGATGGAATCGACCCCGCCCTTGGCCTTTCCGGCCTGAAGTGA
- the efeU gene encoding iron uptake transporter permease EfeU → MLVPFLIMLREGIEAALIVGIIASYLKQTGRGQYMPAVWIGVFLAAALALLVGGGLELVSAEFPQKQQELFEGIVGLVAVGILSSMVFWMRKVARSIKHSLHESLDHALAGSKHQVTALIAMVFFAVAREGLETVFFLLAVFQQSEGPGAPIGALLGLILAIIVGFLIYTGSMRLNLGAFFRWTGLFILVVAAGILANSVQALHEAGVWNHLQTVLFDFSATLPMDGPLGSVLAGMFGYQDAPTVSTLGAYLIYLAVALVMFFLPAPPSKPATRTTSSVSSQ, encoded by the coding sequence ATGCTTGTTCCATTTTTAATCATGCTGCGTGAAGGCATAGAAGCGGCCTTGATCGTTGGCATTATTGCCAGTTATCTCAAGCAGACTGGCCGTGGCCAGTACATGCCAGCAGTGTGGATCGGCGTTTTTCTGGCAGCCGCCCTGGCGCTGCTGGTGGGCGGTGGCCTGGAGCTGGTCAGTGCCGAATTCCCGCAAAAACAACAGGAACTGTTTGAAGGTATCGTCGGCCTGGTAGCCGTGGGCATTCTCAGTTCCATGGTGTTCTGGATGCGCAAGGTGGCGCGCTCCATCAAGCATTCCCTGCATGAATCCCTCGATCACGCCCTGGCCGGGTCCAAACACCAGGTTACCGCGCTGATCGCCATGGTGTTTTTCGCCGTGGCCCGCGAAGGCCTGGAAACCGTGTTCTTCCTGCTGGCCGTGTTCCAGCAGAGCGAAGGCCCGGGCGCGCCGATTGGCGCCCTGCTCGGCCTGATCCTGGCGATCATCGTCGGCTTCCTGATCTACACCGGCAGCATGCGCCTGAACCTCGGTGCGTTCTTCCGCTGGACCGGCCTGTTCATCCTGGTGGTGGCCGCCGGCATCCTGGCCAACTCGGTACAAGCCCTGCACGAAGCCGGGGTGTGGAACCACCTGCAAACCGTCCTGTTCGATTTCAGCGCGACGCTGCCGATGGATGGCCCGCTGGGCTCGGTGCTGGCCGGCATGTTCGGTTACCAGGACGCCCCGACCGTGAGCACCCTCGGGGCCTACCTGATCTACCTGGCAGTGGCCCTGGTGATGTTCTTCTTGCCGGCGCCGCCGAGCAAGCCGGCCACCCGTACAACCTCTTCCGTTTCCAGCCAGTAA
- a CDS encoding AraC family transcriptional regulator, protein MSEKDTISIHLVREALLQSCAPGAATHEVLTKVGIDPALLEQPAARVPATAYARLWRLLARRMDDEFFGMDPRKLKSGSLEFLCRASMAQPTLAAALETGLGFLSLMFERMPAQLVHQQSLAEIVLWEPEPEPKRAFTYFAYWMIVHGVACWLAGRRIPILAIELRCPQPDFCDDYQVMFSDNLRFDRPRTRMIFSADCLELPIKRSPEELKRFLAHAPANILVKYRDPDSLATRIKTDLRQMPADTWPETEGLAASLCISASTLRRRLAEEGQTYQGLKDSVRKELAIVWLADADISFSEIATRLGFADASSFYKAFRKWSGSNPGHYRSLILNEAS, encoded by the coding sequence ATGTCGGAAAAAGACACGATCTCCATCCATCTGGTGCGCGAAGCCCTGTTGCAGAGCTGCGCGCCGGGTGCGGCGACCCACGAAGTGCTGACCAAGGTCGGGATTGATCCGGCGCTGCTGGAACAGCCAGCCGCACGCGTCCCTGCGACGGCTTACGCGCGTCTGTGGCGCCTGCTGGCACGGCGCATGGACGATGAATTTTTCGGCATGGACCCGCGCAAGCTCAAATCCGGCAGCCTGGAATTCCTTTGTCGCGCCTCGATGGCACAACCGACCCTGGCCGCAGCGCTGGAAACCGGCCTGGGCTTTCTGTCGCTGATGTTCGAGCGCATGCCTGCACAACTGGTACACCAGCAGAGCCTGGCAGAAATCGTATTGTGGGAGCCGGAGCCGGAACCCAAGCGGGCCTTCACCTATTTCGCCTACTGGATGATCGTCCATGGCGTTGCCTGCTGGCTGGCGGGGCGGCGCATCCCGATCCTGGCGATTGAATTGCGCTGTCCGCAACCGGACTTTTGCGACGACTACCAGGTGATGTTCTCCGACAACCTGCGTTTCGACCGGCCCCGCACCCGGATGATTTTCTCCGCCGACTGCCTCGAGCTGCCGATCAAGCGCAGCCCGGAAGAGCTCAAGCGCTTCCTGGCCCATGCCCCGGCCAACATCCTGGTCAAATACCGCGACCCCGACAGCCTCGCCACCCGCATCAAGACCGACCTGCGGCAAATGCCCGCCGACACCTGGCCGGAAACCGAAGGGCTGGCGGCGTCCCTGTGCATCTCGGCGTCGACCCTGCGCCGGCGCCTGGCGGAAGAAGGGCAGACCTACCAGGGCCTCAAGGACAGCGTGCGCAAGGAACTGGCGATCGTGTGGCTGGCCGATGCCGACATCAGCTTTTCCGAAATCGCCACCCGCCTGGGGTTTGCCGATGCCAGCTCGTTCTACAAGGCGTTTCGCAAGTGGTCGGGCTCAAACCCCGGGCATTACCGAAGTTTGATTCTCAATGAGGCCAGTTGA
- a CDS encoding efflux transporter outer membrane subunit: MSVKVFLPSLLVLALSACAVGPDYKTQPLEAANVTAAADAKQYDHAKYEGIWWQQFDDPTLNQLVTQSLNGNRDLRVAFARLRAARAIRDDAANDVMPVITSRVSSDVGKGQIPGQTTNRVNSERYDLGLDMAWEVDLFGRIRRNLEASDADQQAAEADLYQLQVTMIAELVDAYGQLRGAQLREKIAVANLKNQEDSRGITVSLRDAGVGDQLDVVRADARLAAVEASVPQLQAEEVRERNRIATLLGERPDKLTVDLSPKDLPAIAKALPIGDPGQLLQRRPDILSAERKLAAATARIGVAKADLFPRVSLSGFLGFTAGRGSQIGSAAANAWSLGPSITWAAFDLGSVRARLRGADAEADGALATYEQQVLLALEESENAFSDYGKRQQRLVSLIRQSESSRAAADLAEIRYREGTVDFLVLLDAQRERLAAEDSQAQAEVDLYRGIVAIYKALGGGWQPSTTIASAK, encoded by the coding sequence ATGAGCGTGAAAGTATTTCTGCCGAGCTTGCTGGTACTGGCGCTGAGCGCCTGTGCCGTGGGCCCGGACTATAAAACCCAGCCACTGGAGGCGGCCAACGTAACGGCCGCCGCCGACGCCAAGCAGTACGACCACGCGAAGTACGAAGGCATCTGGTGGCAGCAGTTCGACGACCCGACCCTCAACCAGTTGGTGACTCAATCCCTGAACGGCAACCGTGACCTGCGGGTGGCATTTGCCCGCCTGCGGGCCGCCCGGGCGATTCGTGACGACGCCGCCAACGACGTGATGCCGGTGATCACCAGCCGCGTCAGCAGCGACGTGGGCAAAGGCCAGATTCCCGGCCAGACCACCAACCGCGTCAACAGCGAGCGGTATGACCTGGGCCTGGACATGGCCTGGGAAGTGGATTTGTTCGGGCGCATCCGCCGCAACCTGGAAGCCAGCGACGCTGACCAACAGGCAGCCGAAGCCGATCTGTATCAGCTGCAAGTCACCATGATTGCCGAGCTGGTGGATGCCTACGGTCAACTGCGGGGCGCGCAACTGCGCGAGAAAATTGCCGTTGCCAACCTGAAGAACCAGGAAGATTCACGGGGCATCACCGTCAGCCTGCGGGATGCCGGTGTGGGCGATCAGCTCGACGTGGTGCGTGCCGATGCGCGTCTGGCCGCTGTAGAAGCCAGCGTGCCGCAACTGCAGGCCGAGGAAGTGCGCGAGCGTAACCGCATCGCCACCCTGCTCGGCGAGCGCCCGGACAAGTTGACCGTGGACCTGAGCCCGAAAGACTTGCCGGCGATTGCCAAGGCATTGCCGATTGGTGACCCGGGGCAACTGCTGCAACGTCGCCCGGACATCCTCAGTGCCGAGCGTAAATTGGCAGCAGCCACCGCGCGCATTGGCGTGGCCAAGGCTGATCTGTTTCCGCGGGTGAGCCTCAGCGGCTTCCTCGGCTTCACCGCCGGGCGTGGTTCGCAGATTGGTTCGGCAGCAGCCAATGCCTGGTCCCTGGGCCCAAGCATTACCTGGGCGGCGTTCGACCTGGGCAGCGTGCGGGCGCGGTTGCGGGGTGCGGATGCCGAGGCTGATGGTGCCCTGGCGACCTACGAGCAGCAGGTACTGCTGGCGCTGGAAGAATCGGAAAATGCCTTCAGTGATTACGGCAAACGCCAGCAGCGTCTGGTCTCGCTGATTCGTCAGAGTGAGTCGAGCCGCGCTGCTGCCGATCTGGCGGAGATTCGCTACCGCGAAGGTACCGTGGACTTCCTGGTGTTGCTGGACGCGCAGCGTGAGCGTCTGGCCGCCGAGGATTCCCAGGCCCAGGCCGAGGTGGATCTGTATCGCGGCATCGTGGCGATCTACAAGGCGCTGGGGGGTGGCTGGCAGCCGAGTACCACCATCGCCAGTGCCAAGTGA